In Labrus bergylta chromosome 1, fLabBer1.1, whole genome shotgun sequence, one genomic interval encodes:
- the slc24a2 gene encoding sodium/potassium/calcium exchanger 2-like isoform X3, with protein sequence MDFMLPIRSRGTMAPSSSEPLLGCQSRCTRQHYASVKRKLRPGRILGFVLSLAVVCTVCSWSALSLVTTMAKELESADEGSAEAAVPQRTLLQHNNISVATGGIPIAMKSSDVELNHGDYPTDLFSVEQRRQGYVVFHMFGMLYMFIALAIVCDEFFVPALTVITEKLEISDDVAGATFMAAGGSAPELFTSVIGVFVSHSNVGIGTIVGSAVFNILFVIGMCAVFSKEVLNLTWWPLFRDVSFYIIGLLMLIYFFLDNEISLGESISLLMCYTCYVTFMKFNSKVELVIKRLLGSNQVDELETAPRVTAPDDENKLTAKPRLQREGSCASLHNTLMRNSIFQLMIHTLDPLSDEGKGRFKEKASILHKMAKQKCKDEAANANGVGAPSQIQPPRKANSVKNIQNSSNVAVEVTPPMNGVVGGEAGGEEEEDEDQPLSLAWPDTCRKRITYLIILPIVFPLWLSLPDVRRETSAKFFPITFLGAISWIAFFSYLMVWWAHQVGETFWITEEIMGLTILAAGTSIPDLITSVIVARKGLGDMAVSSSVGSNIFDITVGLPFPWLVYNILNDFKPVQVSSNGLFCAIVLLFLMLLFVILSIAACKWRMSKFLGLLMFLLYIVFLVVSVMLEDKIIVCPVSV encoded by the exons ATGGATTTCATGCTACCCATAAGAAGTCGAGGCACGATGGCTCCCTCCAGCTCCGAACCTCTTCTGGGCTGTCAAAGCAGATGCACCAGACAACACTACGCAAGCGTTAAAAGAAAGCTGCGGCCTGGACGGATTCTGGGCTTCGTCCTCAGCTTGGCGGTGGTCTGCACAGTCTGCTCATGGAGTGCCTTGTCGCTGGTCACAACGATGGCCAAGGAGCTGGAATCGGCTGATGAGGGCTCAGCAGAGGCAGCGGTGCCCCAAAGAACACTTCTTCAGCACAACAACATTTCAGTTGCAACAGGAGGCATACCAATAGCTATGAAGTCATCCGACGTAGAGCTGAATCATGGGGACTACCCGACGGACTTATTCTCTGTTGAGCAGAGACGCCAGGGCTATGTGGTGTTTCATATGTTTGGCATGTTGTACATGTTCATAGCCTTAGCCATTGTTTGTGATGAGTTCTTTGTTCCTGCGCTCACAGTCATCACAGAGAAGCTGGAGATCTCTGATGATGTAGCAGGAGCCACCTTCATGGCAGCAGGTGGCTCCGCCCCAGAGCTCTTCACCTCTGTCATAGGGGTCTTTGTCTCCCACAGTAACGTAGGTATTGGTACCATTGTGGGCTCTGCCGTCTTCAACATCTTGTTTGTGATTGGGATGTGCGCCGTGTTCTCCAAAGAGGTGCTGAACCTCACCTGGTGGCCTCTGTTCAGAGACGTCTCCTTCTATATCATTGGCTTGCTTATGCTCATCTATTTCTTTCTGGATAATGAAATCTCATTGGGAGAAAGTATTAGCCTGCTGATGTGCTACACCTGCTATGTGACATTCATGAAGTTCAATTCTAAAGTAGAACTTGTCATCAAGAGGTTGCTGGGAAGCAACCAGGTGGACGAGCTGGAAACCGCACCAAGG GTAACCGCTCCTGATGACGAGAACAAGCTGACG GCCAAACCCAGGTTGCAGAGGGAAGGCAGCTGTGCCTCTCTTCACAACACACTGATGAGAAACAGTATCTTCCAGCTCATGATCCACACCCTCGACCCTCTCAGTGATGAAGGTAAGG gACGTTTCAAAGAGAAGGCTTCTATCCTTCACAAAATGGCCAAGcagaagtgtaaagatgaggCAGCCAATGCCAACGGCGTAG GAGCCCCCTCGCAGATACAACCTCCAAGAAAAGCAAATT CCGTTAAGAACATCCAAAACAGCTCCAACGTCGCCGTGGAAGTCACACCGCCCATGAACGGTGTCGTGGGAGGAGAAGCG GGcggcgaggaagaggaggacgaggaccaGCCTCTGAGCTTGGCCTGGCCCGACACCTGCAGGAAACGAATCACCTACCTCATCATCCTGCCCATCGTCTTCCCTCTGTGGCTCTCGCTCCCTGACGTCAGGAGAGAG aCCTCAGCGAAGTTCTTCCCCATCACTTTCCTCGGCGCCATTTCTTGGATCGCTTTCTTTTCCTACCTGATGGTGTGGTGGGCTCAccag GTGGGAGAAACCTTCTGGATCACAGAGGAGATCATGGGTCTGACCATACTAGCAGCTGGTACCTCCATCCCTGACCTGATCACCAGTGTGATCGTGGCTCGAAAAGGCCTCGGTGACATGGCCGTGTCCAGTTCGGTGGGCTCCAACATCTTTGACATCACCGTGGG TCTGCCATTCCCCTGGCTCGTCTACAACATCCTCAACGACTTCAAGCCTGTACAGGTGAGCAGCAA
- the slc24a2 gene encoding sodium/potassium/calcium exchanger 2-like isoform X6: MDFMLPIRSRGTMAPSSSEPLLGCQSRCTRQHYASVKRKLRPGRILGFVLSLAVVCTVCSWSALSLVTTMAKELESADEGSAEAAVPQRTLLQHNNISVATGGIPIAMKSSDVELNHGDYPTDLFSVEQRRQGYVVFHMFGMLYMFIALAIVCDEFFVPALTVITEKLEISDDVAGATFMAAGGSAPELFTSVIGVFVSHSNVGIGTIVGSAVFNILFVIGMCAVFSKEVLNLTWWPLFRDVSFYIIGLLMLIYFFLDNEISLGESISLLMCYTCYVTFMKFNSKVELVIKRLLGSNQVDELETAPRLESDLLLSDVVITYGSQVTAPDDENKLTAKPRLQREGSCASLHNTLMRNSIFQLMIHTLDPLSDEAVKNIQNSSNVAVEVTPPMNGVVGGEAGGEEEEDEDQPLSLAWPDTCRKRITYLIILPIVFPLWLSLPDVRRETSAKFFPITFLGAISWIAFFSYLMVWWAHQVGETFWITEEIMGLTILAAGTSIPDLITSVIVARKGLGDMAVSSSVGSNIFDITVGLPFPWLVYNILNDFKPVQVSSNGLFCAIVLLFLMLLFVILSIAACKWRMSKFLGLLMFLLYIVFLVVSVMLEDKIIVCPVSV, from the exons ATGGATTTCATGCTACCCATAAGAAGTCGAGGCACGATGGCTCCCTCCAGCTCCGAACCTCTTCTGGGCTGTCAAAGCAGATGCACCAGACAACACTACGCAAGCGTTAAAAGAAAGCTGCGGCCTGGACGGATTCTGGGCTTCGTCCTCAGCTTGGCGGTGGTCTGCACAGTCTGCTCATGGAGTGCCTTGTCGCTGGTCACAACGATGGCCAAGGAGCTGGAATCGGCTGATGAGGGCTCAGCAGAGGCAGCGGTGCCCCAAAGAACACTTCTTCAGCACAACAACATTTCAGTTGCAACAGGAGGCATACCAATAGCTATGAAGTCATCCGACGTAGAGCTGAATCATGGGGACTACCCGACGGACTTATTCTCTGTTGAGCAGAGACGCCAGGGCTATGTGGTGTTTCATATGTTTGGCATGTTGTACATGTTCATAGCCTTAGCCATTGTTTGTGATGAGTTCTTTGTTCCTGCGCTCACAGTCATCACAGAGAAGCTGGAGATCTCTGATGATGTAGCAGGAGCCACCTTCATGGCAGCAGGTGGCTCCGCCCCAGAGCTCTTCACCTCTGTCATAGGGGTCTTTGTCTCCCACAGTAACGTAGGTATTGGTACCATTGTGGGCTCTGCCGTCTTCAACATCTTGTTTGTGATTGGGATGTGCGCCGTGTTCTCCAAAGAGGTGCTGAACCTCACCTGGTGGCCTCTGTTCAGAGACGTCTCCTTCTATATCATTGGCTTGCTTATGCTCATCTATTTCTTTCTGGATAATGAAATCTCATTGGGAGAAAGTATTAGCCTGCTGATGTGCTACACCTGCTATGTGACATTCATGAAGTTCAATTCTAAAGTAGAACTTGTCATCAAGAGGTTGCTGGGAAGCAACCAGGTGGACGAGCTGGAAACCGCACCAAGG ttgGAGTCAGATCTGTTGCTCTCTGATGTTGTAATCACATACGGCTCTCAG GTAACCGCTCCTGATGACGAGAACAAGCTGACG GCCAAACCCAGGTTGCAGAGGGAAGGCAGCTGTGCCTCTCTTCACAACACACTGATGAGAAACAGTATCTTCCAGCTCATGATCCACACCCTCGACCCTCTCAGTGATGAAG CCGTTAAGAACATCCAAAACAGCTCCAACGTCGCCGTGGAAGTCACACCGCCCATGAACGGTGTCGTGGGAGGAGAAGCG GGcggcgaggaagaggaggacgaggaccaGCCTCTGAGCTTGGCCTGGCCCGACACCTGCAGGAAACGAATCACCTACCTCATCATCCTGCCCATCGTCTTCCCTCTGTGGCTCTCGCTCCCTGACGTCAGGAGAGAG aCCTCAGCGAAGTTCTTCCCCATCACTTTCCTCGGCGCCATTTCTTGGATCGCTTTCTTTTCCTACCTGATGGTGTGGTGGGCTCAccag GTGGGAGAAACCTTCTGGATCACAGAGGAGATCATGGGTCTGACCATACTAGCAGCTGGTACCTCCATCCCTGACCTGATCACCAGTGTGATCGTGGCTCGAAAAGGCCTCGGTGACATGGCCGTGTCCAGTTCGGTGGGCTCCAACATCTTTGACATCACCGTGGG TCTGCCATTCCCCTGGCTCGTCTACAACATCCTCAACGACTTCAAGCCTGTACAGGTGAGCAGCAA
- the slc24a2 gene encoding sodium/potassium/calcium exchanger 2-like isoform X1 has protein sequence MDFMLPIRSRGTMAPSSSEPLLGCQSRCTRQHYASVKRKLRPGRILGFVLSLAVVCTVCSWSALSLVTTMAKELESADEGSAEAAVPQRTLLQHNNISVATGGIPIAMKSSDVELNHGDYPTDLFSVEQRRQGYVVFHMFGMLYMFIALAIVCDEFFVPALTVITEKLEISDDVAGATFMAAGGSAPELFTSVIGVFVSHSNVGIGTIVGSAVFNILFVIGMCAVFSKEVLNLTWWPLFRDVSFYIIGLLMLIYFFLDNEISLGESISLLMCYTCYVTFMKFNSKVELVIKRLLGSNQVDELETAPRLESDLLLSDVVITYGSQVTAPDDENKLTAKPRLQREGSCASLHNTLMRNSIFQLMIHTLDPLSDEGKGRFKEKASILHKMAKQKCKDEAANANGVGAPSQIQPPRKANSVKNIQNSSNVAVEVTPPMNGVVGGEAGGEEEEDEDQPLSLAWPDTCRKRITYLIILPIVFPLWLSLPDVRRETSAKFFPITFLGAISWIAFFSYLMVWWAHQVGETFWITEEIMGLTILAAGTSIPDLITSVIVARKGLGDMAVSSSVGSNIFDITVGLPFPWLVYNILNDFKPVQVSSNGLFCAIVLLFLMLLFVILSIAACKWRMSKFLGLLMFLLYIVFLVVSVMLEDKIIVCPVSV, from the exons ATGGATTTCATGCTACCCATAAGAAGTCGAGGCACGATGGCTCCCTCCAGCTCCGAACCTCTTCTGGGCTGTCAAAGCAGATGCACCAGACAACACTACGCAAGCGTTAAAAGAAAGCTGCGGCCTGGACGGATTCTGGGCTTCGTCCTCAGCTTGGCGGTGGTCTGCACAGTCTGCTCATGGAGTGCCTTGTCGCTGGTCACAACGATGGCCAAGGAGCTGGAATCGGCTGATGAGGGCTCAGCAGAGGCAGCGGTGCCCCAAAGAACACTTCTTCAGCACAACAACATTTCAGTTGCAACAGGAGGCATACCAATAGCTATGAAGTCATCCGACGTAGAGCTGAATCATGGGGACTACCCGACGGACTTATTCTCTGTTGAGCAGAGACGCCAGGGCTATGTGGTGTTTCATATGTTTGGCATGTTGTACATGTTCATAGCCTTAGCCATTGTTTGTGATGAGTTCTTTGTTCCTGCGCTCACAGTCATCACAGAGAAGCTGGAGATCTCTGATGATGTAGCAGGAGCCACCTTCATGGCAGCAGGTGGCTCCGCCCCAGAGCTCTTCACCTCTGTCATAGGGGTCTTTGTCTCCCACAGTAACGTAGGTATTGGTACCATTGTGGGCTCTGCCGTCTTCAACATCTTGTTTGTGATTGGGATGTGCGCCGTGTTCTCCAAAGAGGTGCTGAACCTCACCTGGTGGCCTCTGTTCAGAGACGTCTCCTTCTATATCATTGGCTTGCTTATGCTCATCTATTTCTTTCTGGATAATGAAATCTCATTGGGAGAAAGTATTAGCCTGCTGATGTGCTACACCTGCTATGTGACATTCATGAAGTTCAATTCTAAAGTAGAACTTGTCATCAAGAGGTTGCTGGGAAGCAACCAGGTGGACGAGCTGGAAACCGCACCAAGG ttgGAGTCAGATCTGTTGCTCTCTGATGTTGTAATCACATACGGCTCTCAG GTAACCGCTCCTGATGACGAGAACAAGCTGACG GCCAAACCCAGGTTGCAGAGGGAAGGCAGCTGTGCCTCTCTTCACAACACACTGATGAGAAACAGTATCTTCCAGCTCATGATCCACACCCTCGACCCTCTCAGTGATGAAGGTAAGG gACGTTTCAAAGAGAAGGCTTCTATCCTTCACAAAATGGCCAAGcagaagtgtaaagatgaggCAGCCAATGCCAACGGCGTAG GAGCCCCCTCGCAGATACAACCTCCAAGAAAAGCAAATT CCGTTAAGAACATCCAAAACAGCTCCAACGTCGCCGTGGAAGTCACACCGCCCATGAACGGTGTCGTGGGAGGAGAAGCG GGcggcgaggaagaggaggacgaggaccaGCCTCTGAGCTTGGCCTGGCCCGACACCTGCAGGAAACGAATCACCTACCTCATCATCCTGCCCATCGTCTTCCCTCTGTGGCTCTCGCTCCCTGACGTCAGGAGAGAG aCCTCAGCGAAGTTCTTCCCCATCACTTTCCTCGGCGCCATTTCTTGGATCGCTTTCTTTTCCTACCTGATGGTGTGGTGGGCTCAccag GTGGGAGAAACCTTCTGGATCACAGAGGAGATCATGGGTCTGACCATACTAGCAGCTGGTACCTCCATCCCTGACCTGATCACCAGTGTGATCGTGGCTCGAAAAGGCCTCGGTGACATGGCCGTGTCCAGTTCGGTGGGCTCCAACATCTTTGACATCACCGTGGG TCTGCCATTCCCCTGGCTCGTCTACAACATCCTCAACGACTTCAAGCCTGTACAGGTGAGCAGCAA
- the slc24a2 gene encoding sodium/potassium/calcium exchanger 2-like isoform X2: protein MDFMLPIRSRGTMAPSSSEPLLGCQSRCTRQHYASVKRKLRPGRILGFVLSLAVVCTVCSWSALSLVTTMAKELESADEGSAEAAVPQRTLLQHNNISVATGGIPIAMKSSDVELNHGDYPTDLFSVEQRRQGYVVFHMFGMLYMFIALAIVCDEFFVPALTVITEKLEISDDVAGATFMAAGGSAPELFTSVIGVFVSHSNVGIGTIVGSAVFNILFVIGMCAVFSKEVLNLTWWPLFRDVSFYIIGLLMLIYFFLDNEISLGESISLLMCYTCYVTFMKFNSKVELVIKRLLGSNQVDELETAPRLESDLLLSDVVITYGSQVTAPDDENKLTAKPRLQREGSCASLHNTLMRNSIFQLMIHTLDPLSDEGRFKEKASILHKMAKQKCKDEAANANGVGAPSQIQPPRKANSVKNIQNSSNVAVEVTPPMNGVVGGEAGGEEEEDEDQPLSLAWPDTCRKRITYLIILPIVFPLWLSLPDVRRETSAKFFPITFLGAISWIAFFSYLMVWWAHQVGETFWITEEIMGLTILAAGTSIPDLITSVIVARKGLGDMAVSSSVGSNIFDITVGLPFPWLVYNILNDFKPVQVSSNGLFCAIVLLFLMLLFVILSIAACKWRMSKFLGLLMFLLYIVFLVVSVMLEDKIIVCPVSV, encoded by the exons ATGGATTTCATGCTACCCATAAGAAGTCGAGGCACGATGGCTCCCTCCAGCTCCGAACCTCTTCTGGGCTGTCAAAGCAGATGCACCAGACAACACTACGCAAGCGTTAAAAGAAAGCTGCGGCCTGGACGGATTCTGGGCTTCGTCCTCAGCTTGGCGGTGGTCTGCACAGTCTGCTCATGGAGTGCCTTGTCGCTGGTCACAACGATGGCCAAGGAGCTGGAATCGGCTGATGAGGGCTCAGCAGAGGCAGCGGTGCCCCAAAGAACACTTCTTCAGCACAACAACATTTCAGTTGCAACAGGAGGCATACCAATAGCTATGAAGTCATCCGACGTAGAGCTGAATCATGGGGACTACCCGACGGACTTATTCTCTGTTGAGCAGAGACGCCAGGGCTATGTGGTGTTTCATATGTTTGGCATGTTGTACATGTTCATAGCCTTAGCCATTGTTTGTGATGAGTTCTTTGTTCCTGCGCTCACAGTCATCACAGAGAAGCTGGAGATCTCTGATGATGTAGCAGGAGCCACCTTCATGGCAGCAGGTGGCTCCGCCCCAGAGCTCTTCACCTCTGTCATAGGGGTCTTTGTCTCCCACAGTAACGTAGGTATTGGTACCATTGTGGGCTCTGCCGTCTTCAACATCTTGTTTGTGATTGGGATGTGCGCCGTGTTCTCCAAAGAGGTGCTGAACCTCACCTGGTGGCCTCTGTTCAGAGACGTCTCCTTCTATATCATTGGCTTGCTTATGCTCATCTATTTCTTTCTGGATAATGAAATCTCATTGGGAGAAAGTATTAGCCTGCTGATGTGCTACACCTGCTATGTGACATTCATGAAGTTCAATTCTAAAGTAGAACTTGTCATCAAGAGGTTGCTGGGAAGCAACCAGGTGGACGAGCTGGAAACCGCACCAAGG ttgGAGTCAGATCTGTTGCTCTCTGATGTTGTAATCACATACGGCTCTCAG GTAACCGCTCCTGATGACGAGAACAAGCTGACG GCCAAACCCAGGTTGCAGAGGGAAGGCAGCTGTGCCTCTCTTCACAACACACTGATGAGAAACAGTATCTTCCAGCTCATGATCCACACCCTCGACCCTCTCAGTGATGAAG gACGTTTCAAAGAGAAGGCTTCTATCCTTCACAAAATGGCCAAGcagaagtgtaaagatgaggCAGCCAATGCCAACGGCGTAG GAGCCCCCTCGCAGATACAACCTCCAAGAAAAGCAAATT CCGTTAAGAACATCCAAAACAGCTCCAACGTCGCCGTGGAAGTCACACCGCCCATGAACGGTGTCGTGGGAGGAGAAGCG GGcggcgaggaagaggaggacgaggaccaGCCTCTGAGCTTGGCCTGGCCCGACACCTGCAGGAAACGAATCACCTACCTCATCATCCTGCCCATCGTCTTCCCTCTGTGGCTCTCGCTCCCTGACGTCAGGAGAGAG aCCTCAGCGAAGTTCTTCCCCATCACTTTCCTCGGCGCCATTTCTTGGATCGCTTTCTTTTCCTACCTGATGGTGTGGTGGGCTCAccag GTGGGAGAAACCTTCTGGATCACAGAGGAGATCATGGGTCTGACCATACTAGCAGCTGGTACCTCCATCCCTGACCTGATCACCAGTGTGATCGTGGCTCGAAAAGGCCTCGGTGACATGGCCGTGTCCAGTTCGGTGGGCTCCAACATCTTTGACATCACCGTGGG TCTGCCATTCCCCTGGCTCGTCTACAACATCCTCAACGACTTCAAGCCTGTACAGGTGAGCAGCAA
- the slc24a2 gene encoding sodium/potassium/calcium exchanger 2-like isoform X4, producing the protein MDFMLPIRSRGTMAPSSSEPLLGCQSRCTRQHYASVKRKLRPGRILGFVLSLAVVCTVCSWSALSLVTTMAKELESADEGSAEAAVPQRTLLQHNNISVATGGIPIAMKSSDVELNHGDYPTDLFSVEQRRQGYVVFHMFGMLYMFIALAIVCDEFFVPALTVITEKLEISDDVAGATFMAAGGSAPELFTSVIGVFVSHSNVGIGTIVGSAVFNILFVIGMCAVFSKEVLNLTWWPLFRDVSFYIIGLLMLIYFFLDNEISLGESISLLMCYTCYVTFMKFNSKVELVIKRLLGSNQVDELETAPRVTAPDDENKLTAKPRLQREGSCASLHNTLMRNSIFQLMIHTLDPLSDEGRFKEKASILHKMAKQKCKDEAANANGVGAPSQIQPPRKANSVKNIQNSSNVAVEVTPPMNGVVGGEAGGEEEEDEDQPLSLAWPDTCRKRITYLIILPIVFPLWLSLPDVRRETSAKFFPITFLGAISWIAFFSYLMVWWAHQVGETFWITEEIMGLTILAAGTSIPDLITSVIVARKGLGDMAVSSSVGSNIFDITVGLPFPWLVYNILNDFKPVQVSSNGLFCAIVLLFLMLLFVILSIAACKWRMSKFLGLLMFLLYIVFLVVSVMLEDKIIVCPVSV; encoded by the exons ATGGATTTCATGCTACCCATAAGAAGTCGAGGCACGATGGCTCCCTCCAGCTCCGAACCTCTTCTGGGCTGTCAAAGCAGATGCACCAGACAACACTACGCAAGCGTTAAAAGAAAGCTGCGGCCTGGACGGATTCTGGGCTTCGTCCTCAGCTTGGCGGTGGTCTGCACAGTCTGCTCATGGAGTGCCTTGTCGCTGGTCACAACGATGGCCAAGGAGCTGGAATCGGCTGATGAGGGCTCAGCAGAGGCAGCGGTGCCCCAAAGAACACTTCTTCAGCACAACAACATTTCAGTTGCAACAGGAGGCATACCAATAGCTATGAAGTCATCCGACGTAGAGCTGAATCATGGGGACTACCCGACGGACTTATTCTCTGTTGAGCAGAGACGCCAGGGCTATGTGGTGTTTCATATGTTTGGCATGTTGTACATGTTCATAGCCTTAGCCATTGTTTGTGATGAGTTCTTTGTTCCTGCGCTCACAGTCATCACAGAGAAGCTGGAGATCTCTGATGATGTAGCAGGAGCCACCTTCATGGCAGCAGGTGGCTCCGCCCCAGAGCTCTTCACCTCTGTCATAGGGGTCTTTGTCTCCCACAGTAACGTAGGTATTGGTACCATTGTGGGCTCTGCCGTCTTCAACATCTTGTTTGTGATTGGGATGTGCGCCGTGTTCTCCAAAGAGGTGCTGAACCTCACCTGGTGGCCTCTGTTCAGAGACGTCTCCTTCTATATCATTGGCTTGCTTATGCTCATCTATTTCTTTCTGGATAATGAAATCTCATTGGGAGAAAGTATTAGCCTGCTGATGTGCTACACCTGCTATGTGACATTCATGAAGTTCAATTCTAAAGTAGAACTTGTCATCAAGAGGTTGCTGGGAAGCAACCAGGTGGACGAGCTGGAAACCGCACCAAGG GTAACCGCTCCTGATGACGAGAACAAGCTGACG GCCAAACCCAGGTTGCAGAGGGAAGGCAGCTGTGCCTCTCTTCACAACACACTGATGAGAAACAGTATCTTCCAGCTCATGATCCACACCCTCGACCCTCTCAGTGATGAAG gACGTTTCAAAGAGAAGGCTTCTATCCTTCACAAAATGGCCAAGcagaagtgtaaagatgaggCAGCCAATGCCAACGGCGTAG GAGCCCCCTCGCAGATACAACCTCCAAGAAAAGCAAATT CCGTTAAGAACATCCAAAACAGCTCCAACGTCGCCGTGGAAGTCACACCGCCCATGAACGGTGTCGTGGGAGGAGAAGCG GGcggcgaggaagaggaggacgaggaccaGCCTCTGAGCTTGGCCTGGCCCGACACCTGCAGGAAACGAATCACCTACCTCATCATCCTGCCCATCGTCTTCCCTCTGTGGCTCTCGCTCCCTGACGTCAGGAGAGAG aCCTCAGCGAAGTTCTTCCCCATCACTTTCCTCGGCGCCATTTCTTGGATCGCTTTCTTTTCCTACCTGATGGTGTGGTGGGCTCAccag GTGGGAGAAACCTTCTGGATCACAGAGGAGATCATGGGTCTGACCATACTAGCAGCTGGTACCTCCATCCCTGACCTGATCACCAGTGTGATCGTGGCTCGAAAAGGCCTCGGTGACATGGCCGTGTCCAGTTCGGTGGGCTCCAACATCTTTGACATCACCGTGGG TCTGCCATTCCCCTGGCTCGTCTACAACATCCTCAACGACTTCAAGCCTGTACAGGTGAGCAGCAA
- the slc24a2 gene encoding sodium/potassium/calcium exchanger 2-like isoform X5 encodes MDFMLPIRSRGTMAPSSSEPLLGCQSRCTRQHYASVKRKLRPGRILGFVLSLAVVCTVCSWSALSLVTTMAKELESADEGSAEAAVPQRTLLQHNNISVATGGIPIAMKSSDVELNHGDYPTDLFSVEQRRQGYVVFHMFGMLYMFIALAIVCDEFFVPALTVITEKLEISDDVAGATFMAAGGSAPELFTSVIGVFVSHSNVGIGTIVGSAVFNILFVIGMCAVFSKEVLNLTWWPLFRDVSFYIIGLLMLIYFFLDNEISLGESISLLMCYTCYVTFMKFNSKVELVIKRLLGSNQVDELETAPRLESDLLLSDVVITYGSQVTAPDDENKLTAKPRLQREGSCASLHNTLMRNSIFQLMIHTLDPLSDEGKAVKNIQNSSNVAVEVTPPMNGVVGGEAGGEEEEDEDQPLSLAWPDTCRKRITYLIILPIVFPLWLSLPDVRRETSAKFFPITFLGAISWIAFFSYLMVWWAHQVGETFWITEEIMGLTILAAGTSIPDLITSVIVARKGLGDMAVSSSVGSNIFDITVGLPFPWLVYNILNDFKPVQVSSNGLFCAIVLLFLMLLFVILSIAACKWRMSKFLGLLMFLLYIVFLVVSVMLEDKIIVCPVSV; translated from the exons ATGGATTTCATGCTACCCATAAGAAGTCGAGGCACGATGGCTCCCTCCAGCTCCGAACCTCTTCTGGGCTGTCAAAGCAGATGCACCAGACAACACTACGCAAGCGTTAAAAGAAAGCTGCGGCCTGGACGGATTCTGGGCTTCGTCCTCAGCTTGGCGGTGGTCTGCACAGTCTGCTCATGGAGTGCCTTGTCGCTGGTCACAACGATGGCCAAGGAGCTGGAATCGGCTGATGAGGGCTCAGCAGAGGCAGCGGTGCCCCAAAGAACACTTCTTCAGCACAACAACATTTCAGTTGCAACAGGAGGCATACCAATAGCTATGAAGTCATCCGACGTAGAGCTGAATCATGGGGACTACCCGACGGACTTATTCTCTGTTGAGCAGAGACGCCAGGGCTATGTGGTGTTTCATATGTTTGGCATGTTGTACATGTTCATAGCCTTAGCCATTGTTTGTGATGAGTTCTTTGTTCCTGCGCTCACAGTCATCACAGAGAAGCTGGAGATCTCTGATGATGTAGCAGGAGCCACCTTCATGGCAGCAGGTGGCTCCGCCCCAGAGCTCTTCACCTCTGTCATAGGGGTCTTTGTCTCCCACAGTAACGTAGGTATTGGTACCATTGTGGGCTCTGCCGTCTTCAACATCTTGTTTGTGATTGGGATGTGCGCCGTGTTCTCCAAAGAGGTGCTGAACCTCACCTGGTGGCCTCTGTTCAGAGACGTCTCCTTCTATATCATTGGCTTGCTTATGCTCATCTATTTCTTTCTGGATAATGAAATCTCATTGGGAGAAAGTATTAGCCTGCTGATGTGCTACACCTGCTATGTGACATTCATGAAGTTCAATTCTAAAGTAGAACTTGTCATCAAGAGGTTGCTGGGAAGCAACCAGGTGGACGAGCTGGAAACCGCACCAAGG ttgGAGTCAGATCTGTTGCTCTCTGATGTTGTAATCACATACGGCTCTCAG GTAACCGCTCCTGATGACGAGAACAAGCTGACG GCCAAACCCAGGTTGCAGAGGGAAGGCAGCTGTGCCTCTCTTCACAACACACTGATGAGAAACAGTATCTTCCAGCTCATGATCCACACCCTCGACCCTCTCAGTGATGAAGGTAAGG CCGTTAAGAACATCCAAAACAGCTCCAACGTCGCCGTGGAAGTCACACCGCCCATGAACGGTGTCGTGGGAGGAGAAGCG GGcggcgaggaagaggaggacgaggaccaGCCTCTGAGCTTGGCCTGGCCCGACACCTGCAGGAAACGAATCACCTACCTCATCATCCTGCCCATCGTCTTCCCTCTGTGGCTCTCGCTCCCTGACGTCAGGAGAGAG aCCTCAGCGAAGTTCTTCCCCATCACTTTCCTCGGCGCCATTTCTTGGATCGCTTTCTTTTCCTACCTGATGGTGTGGTGGGCTCAccag GTGGGAGAAACCTTCTGGATCACAGAGGAGATCATGGGTCTGACCATACTAGCAGCTGGTACCTCCATCCCTGACCTGATCACCAGTGTGATCGTGGCTCGAAAAGGCCTCGGTGACATGGCCGTGTCCAGTTCGGTGGGCTCCAACATCTTTGACATCACCGTGGG TCTGCCATTCCCCTGGCTCGTCTACAACATCCTCAACGACTTCAAGCCTGTACAGGTGAGCAGCAA